Proteins co-encoded in one Brassica oleracea var. oleracea cultivar TO1000 chromosome C4, BOL, whole genome shotgun sequence genomic window:
- the LOC106338914 gene encoding uncharacterized protein LOC106338914 yields MGIRRGATVEEAVMNVRRRRRHRADILNEIEADITELKENLCPSTEDRSMWRRGSGYKTSFSTNETWRILRVNYTQCSWSRSVWFPQATPKFLFIVWLAMLNRLSTMDRISSWSRGVDETCVLCKCAPETKNHLFFGCSFSSQLWEYLVKGILGSAYTNDWNAVVLLITDQSMERKKLFCIRYAFQAAVHALWRERNKIKHDDKPLPLPVLQKLVEKGVRNKLSLMRIKGGKGMQRVLQYWFGARL; encoded by the coding sequence ATGGGGATTAGGAGAGGTGCAACGGTAGAGGAGGCTGTGATGAATGTGCGTAGAAGGCGTAGGCATCGTGCTGATATTCTAAATGAGATTGAAGCTGACATAACAGAGCTAAAGGAAAATCTTTGTCCCTCTACTGAGGATAGGAGTATGTGGCGCAGGGGGTCGGGATATAAAACTAGTTTCTCAACTAATGAGACTTGGAGAATATTGAGAGTAAATTATACTCAATGTAGTTGGTCAAGAAGCGTCTGGTTTCCGCAGGCAACTCCCAAGTTCTTGTTCATAGTGTGGCTTGCGATGTTAAACAGGTTATCAACTATGGATAGAATTTCAAGTTGGAGTAGAGGGGTTGATGAAACATGTGTCTTGTGTAAGTGTGCTCCTGAAACAAAGAATCATCTCTTCTTTGGTTGTTCCTTCTCTTCTCAGTTATGGGAATATCTTGTGAAAGGGATTTTGGGTAGTGCTTATACAAACGACTGGAACGCTGTAGTACTCTTGATCACAGATCAGTCCATGGAAAGAAAGAAACTCTTCTGCATAAGATATGCGTTTCAAGCTGCGGTACATGCGTTATGGAGGGAGAGAAACAAGATCAAGCATGATGATAAGCCATTGCCACTGCCAGTTCTACAGAAGCTGGTTGAGAAAGGTGTTCGCAATAAGCTAAGTCTGATGAGAATTAAGGGTGGAAAAGGGATGCAAAGAGTTTTGCAGTATTGGTTTGGTGCTAGATTGTAA
- the LOC106342866 gene encoding probable LRR receptor-like serine/threonine-protein kinase At4g37250, whose translation MKTELVSPILFFFSFSCLLLVSSGLNSDGVLLMSFKYSVLLDPLSLLQSWSYDHDNPCSWRGVLCNNDFRVVTLSLPNSKLAGSIPSDLGFLQNLQSLDLSNNSLNGSLPVEFFAAGELRFLDLSNNLFSGEIPASVGDMHNLQTLNLSDNILAGKLPANLASLGSLTEVSLKNNYFSGELPGGWRSVQFLDISSNLINGSLPPDFSGDSLRYLNVSYNQISGEVPPDVGDGFPRNATVDFSFNNLTGSIPDSPVFLNQKSISFSGNPGLCGTPTRNPCPIPSSPAAVTPTSTPALAAIPKTLGSNPESDSVGPENNKSNNRTGLRPGVIIGIIVGDIAGIGILALVFFYVYRYKKKNNMQKNAQSLEANEVKDTTSLSPSSSTTTSSSSPEQSNRFVKWSCLRKSQETDETEEEDEEEEHQGPGEAKKGTLVTIDGGEKELEVETLLKASAYILGATGSSIMYKTVLEDGTVLAVRRLGENGMSQQRRFKDFEAHVRAIGKLVHPNLVRLRGFYWGTDEKLVIYDFVPNGSLVNARYRKGGSSPCHLPWETRLKIAKGLARGLAYLHEKKHVHGHLKPSNILLGQDMEPKIGDFGLERLLAGDTSYNRASGSSRIFSSKRSASASTREFGPTPSPSPSSVGPVSPYCAPESLRNLKPNPKWDVFGFGVILLELLTGKIVSVDEVGIGNGLTVEDGNRALIMADVAIRSELEGKEDLLLGLFKLGYSCASQVPQKRPTMKEALVVFERFPMSSSAKSPSYRYGHY comes from the exons CTCTGATGGAGTTCTCTTGATGAGTTTCAAATACTCCGTTCTTCTTGATCCTCTGTCCTTGTTGCAGTCATGGAGCTACGATCACGACAATCCCTGTTCGTGGCGAGGTGTGTTGTGTAATAACGACTTCAGAGTTGTGACCTTGTCTCTCCCGAACTCCAAGCTCGCCGGTTCGATTCCTTCCGATCTGGGTTTCCTCCAAAACCTCCAAAGCCTCGATCTTTCCAACAATTCGCTCAACGGGTCCTTACCGGTTGAGTTTTTCGCCGCCGGTGAGCTCCGTTTTCTAGACCTCTCAAACAACTTGTTCTCCGGCGAGATCCCTGCGTCGGTTGGCGATATGCACAACCTCCAGACGTTAAATCTCTCCGATAATATCTTGGCGGGAAAGTTACCGGCCAATTTGGCGTCTCTTGGAAGCTTAACGGAGGTTTCTCTGAAGAACAACTACTTCTCCGGCGAGCTTCCCGGCGGATGGAGATCGGTTCAGTTTCTAGACATCTCCTCGAATCTGATCAACGGTTCATTACCGCCGGATTTCTCCGGCGACAGTCTCCGGTACCTGAATGTCTCCTATAACCAAATCTCCGGCGAGGTTCCTCCTGATGTCGGCGACGGTTTCCCTCGAAACGCCACCGTGGATTTCTCCTTTAACAATCTAACCGGTTCGATCCCAGATTCTCCGGTTTTCCTTAACCAGAAGTCAATTTCGTTTTCTGGAAACCCGGGTTTATGCGGAACTCCGACCCGGAACCCATGTCCTATTCCCTCCTCTCCAGCCGCCGTCACACCGACGTCTACGCCTGCACTCGCAGCCATACCGAAAACACTCGGGTCAAATCCAGAATCTGACTCGGTCGGACCGGAAAATAACAAATCAAATAACCGAACCGGTTTAAGACCTGGAGTTATAATCGGGATCATAGTCGGAGATATCGCCGGAATCGGAATCCTTGCTCTTGTTTTCTTCTACGTTTATAGATACAAGAAGAAGAATAACATGCAGAAGAACGCACAAAGTTTAGAAGCTAACGAGGTTAAAGACACAACTTCATTATCACCATCATCGTCAACAACTACGTCCTCTTCCTCTCCAGAACAATCCAATAGATTCGTTAAATGGTCATGTCTACGTAAGAGTCAAGAAACAGATGAAACCGAAGAGGAAGACGAAGAAGAAGAACATCAAGGGCCAGGAGAGGCCAAGAAAGGGACGTTGGTGACCATTGATGGAGGAGAGAAGGAGCTCGAAGTAGAGACTTTGCTTAAGGCTTCTGCTTACATTTTAGGAGCCACCGGTTCGAGTATAATGTACAAGACGGTTCTCGAGGACGGTACGGTTCTAGCGGTTCGTCGGTTAGGTGAGAACGGTATGAGTCAACAACGCCGGTTTAAGGACTTTGAGGCACATGTGCGAGCGATTGGCAAATTGGTACACCCGAATTTGGTTCGTCTCCGTGGATTCTATTGGGGCACCGACGAAAAGTTGGTCATTTACGATTTTGTCCCTAATGGTAGTCTCGTCAACGCACGTTACA GGAAAGGAGGGTCGTCGCCGTGCCATTTACCGTGGGAGACTCGGCTCAAGATAGCAAAAGGTTTGGCTCGTGGGCTTGCTTACCTTCACGAGAAGAAACATGTGCACGGTCACTTAAAGCCTAGTAACATACTTTTGGGGCAAGACATGGAGCCTAAGATTGGTGATTTTGGTCTCGAAAGGCTTCTTGCTGGAGATACTAGCTATAACCGAGCTAGTGGGTCATCTAGAATTTTCAGTAGCAAGCGATCCGCATCAGCGTCCACACGTGAATTCGGGCCTACACCGAGCCCAAGTCCAAGCTCGGTCGGGCCAGTATCGCCTTATTGCGCACCTGAGTCGCTCCGCAACCTCAAACCGAACCCGAAATGGGACGTTTTCGGGTTCGGAGTGATCCTCCTCGAGCTTCTTACAGGGAAAATCGTGTCGGTAGATGAGGTCGGGATTGGAAATGGGCTAACAGTAGAAGATGGCAACCGTGCGCTGATAATGGCTGATGTGGCGATCCGGTCCGAGTTGGAAGGCAAAGAAGACTTATTACTTGGTCTATTCAAATTGGGTTATAGTTGTGCATCTCAAGTTCCACAAAAGAGGCCGACCATGAAGGAGGCTTTAGTAGTATTTGAGAGATTCCCTATGAGTTCTTCTGCTAAGTCTCCATCGTACCGTTACGGACACTATTAA